The Clostridiales bacterium genome contains the following window.
ATCTCCATTGTTTTTATTTTTTAATTTTTTCCGCGCCAGATTATGCGCCCTTTTGTGATGTCATAGGGCGACATCTCTATCTTAACATGATCCCCGGGCATCACTCTTATGTAGTTTACCCTTAGTTTCCCCGACAATGTAGCGGTAATAATATGCCCGTTGGATAATCTAACTTTAAACATAGTTCCGCGCATGGCTTCAATCACTACGCCTTCGGTTTCTATGTTATCTTCTCTTGGCACACTATTCCTCCTTTTTGTCGCCGTTATTAAAAACCTTTAACGCTTTAT
Protein-coding sequences here:
- the infA gene encoding translation initiation factor IF-1, whose amino-acid sequence is MPREDNIETEGVVIEAMRGTMFKVRLSNGHIITATLSGKLRVNYIRVMPGDHVKIEMSPYDITKGRIIWRGKN